A genomic window from Chitinophaga pollutisoli includes:
- a CDS encoding ABC transporter ATP-binding protein yields MNVLELQHLKKYYATHKAVDDISFSIPKGSIFGLLGPNGAGKTTLLRMITGIFYPDAGEILFDGRPFDPRNDIQYIGYMPEERGLYKKMKVGEQVMYLAQLKGLSAQEARQKIDYWFSRFEITSWANKKIEELSKGMQQKVQFISTIMHQPKLLILDEPFSGLDPINSQLIQDEIFQLAKSGTTIIFSTHRMEQVEEICDHIVLVNKGRKVLDGPVKQIRQDFKHHLYRIGLDTMPNPAQMATYHFTIVKTHEKGFTVKINEHSSTNDILGHFIHQGIQINYFEEILPTIHEVFIQQVKTTDMEVAAN; encoded by the coding sequence ATGAACGTACTGGAACTCCAACACCTCAAGAAGTATTACGCCACCCACAAAGCGGTGGACGATATCAGCTTCTCCATCCCGAAGGGCAGCATCTTCGGGCTGCTGGGCCCCAACGGCGCGGGCAAGACAACGCTCCTGCGTATGATCACCGGCATCTTTTACCCCGACGCCGGAGAGATTCTTTTCGACGGCCGCCCTTTCGATCCCCGCAACGATATACAATATATCGGGTACATGCCGGAAGAGCGCGGGCTGTATAAAAAGATGAAAGTCGGCGAACAGGTTATGTACCTGGCGCAGCTCAAAGGCCTTTCGGCGCAGGAAGCCCGCCAGAAGATCGACTACTGGTTCAGCCGGTTCGAAATCACTTCCTGGGCCAACAAGAAAATCGAAGAGCTTTCCAAAGGCATGCAGCAAAAGGTGCAGTTCATCTCCACCATCATGCATCAACCCAAACTGCTCATCCTCGACGAACCTTTCTCCGGCCTCGATCCCATCAACTCGCAACTGATCCAGGACGAGATCTTCCAGCTCGCCAAATCCGGCACCACCATCATCTTCTCCACCCACCGCATGGAACAGGTGGAAGAAATCTGCGATCATATCGTGTTGGTGAACAAGGGCAGGAAGGTCCTCGACGGCCCCGTGAAGCAAATCCGCCAGGATTTCAAACATCACCTCTACCGCATCGGGCTGGATACAATGCCGAACCCCGCGCAGATGGCCACTTATCACTTCACCATCGTGAAAACGCATGAAAAAGGCTTCACAGTGAAGATCAACGAGCATAGCAGCACCAACGACATTCTCGGGCACTTCATTCATCAGGGCATTCAAATCAATTACTTCGAAGAAATCCTCCCCACCATCCACGAGGTATTCATCCAGCAGGTGAAAACGACGGATATGGAGGTGGCGGCCAACTGA